The Euphorbia lathyris chromosome 2, ddEupLath1.1, whole genome shotgun sequence genome includes a window with the following:
- the LOC136217307 gene encoding NAC domain-containing protein 2-like: MQSVLRNLPVGWRFQPTNQELLDHYLKNKRLGLPIHGSDIQEIQICDFDPWDLIDKNSSSNERYLFCRREFHLKTGGTQRKRKAKGGYWKRTGEIQSITGEDSDEVIGTKTIFVYHDPKPTEFVKHEFELQSPVQDDYDFVLCKLMINKKKKANKKLKKVGPLCDKKGTSDPKTIELDYNKNKPNKKAKTGLSDCDTALISDYNNQNQEELVANSAYDEGEPSDHITTDFRYQNRSFRAYSAYGEGKPINHPTLDSENQTPIMMTATSTFGKGGSSHQGACDFEYGNKYEMNNTSIYDKDTAIFLMDSDLGNQNPKEISDVSRYSISETSSQMTTNLENQIPSDMTAISLHEISSSWFENQNSGEITAVSTPKMVETSCLVNFDFENSNQKTISDSSCKEDEVKYPITLDFGNQNPSEETNSLLQETPPDFGKQNQYEKTDMSETENFCSYLLDSSVLETDPEEVESLCKKTDTTSSLDDQGEATFPEINSPSLDDLLEAFCSE, from the exons ATGCAGTCAGTGCTACGAAACTTACCAGTTGGATGGAGATTCCAACCAACAAATCAAGAACTGCTTGATCATTATTTGAAGAACAAGAGGCTTGGTCTTCCGATCCATGGCTCCGACATTCAAGAGATTCAAATTTGCGATTTCGATCCTTGGGATCTGATCG ATAAAAATTCCAGCTCTAATGAGAGGTATCTCTTCTGTCGCCGTGAGTTTCACCTGAAAACTGGAGGGACTCAACGGAAAAGGAAAGCTAAAGGTGGATACTGGAAACGTACCGGCGAGATTCAGAGTATCACCGGTGAAGACAGTGATGAGGTGATTGGGACTAAGACGATTTTCGTTTACCATGATCCCAAACCCACTGAATTTGTTAAACACGAATTCGAACTTCAGTCGCCTGTTCAG GATGATTATGACTTTGTTCTATGTAAATTAATGataaataagaagaaaaaagcAAATAAGAAGCTAAAGAAAGTTGGACCACTGTGTGATAAGAAAGGAACATCAGATCCAAAGACGATAGAATTAGATTACAATAAGAATAAACCAAATAAGAAAGCAAAGACAGGTTTATCAGATTGTGATACAGCTTTGATCTCTGATTATAATAATCAAAACCAAGAGGAGTTAGTGGCTAATTCAGCCTATGATGAAGGTGAACCAAGCGACCATATAACTACTGATTTTAGATACCAAAATCGAAGTTTTAGGGCTTATTCAGCCTATGGTGAAGGTAAACCAATCAACCATCCGACTCTTGATTCTGAAAATCAAACTCCGATTATGATGACTGCAACTTCAACCTTTGGGAAAGGTGGATCAAGTCATCAAGGGGCTTGTGATTTTGAATATGGAAATAAATATGAGATGAATAATACCTCGATTTATGATAAAGATACCGCGATTTTTCTAATGGATTCTGATTTAGGTAATCAAAATCCAAAGGAGATAAGTGATGTTTCAAGATATAGCATATCTGAAACTAGTAGCCAAATGACTACTAATTTGGAAAATCAAATTCCAAGTGATATGACTGCTATATCACTACATGAGATAAGTTCTTCCTGGTTTGAAAATCAAAATTCGGGTGAGATAACTGCAGTTTCAACGCCTAAAATGGTTGAAACTAGTTGTcttgtaaattttgattttgaaaatAGCAATCAGAAGACAATATCTGACTCATCTTGTAAAGAAGATGAAGTGAAGTACCCCATTACTCTTGATTTTGGAAATCAGAATCCTAGTGAGGAGACAAATAGTCTCCTCCAGGAAACACCACCAGATTTCGGAAAACAAAATCAATATGAGAAGACTGATATGTCGGAAACTGAGAatttttgtagttatttgttagaTTCTAGTGTCCTAGAAACTGATCCTGAAGAAGTTGAAAGTCTCTGTAAGAAAACAGATACTACTTCGAGCCTCGATGATCAAGGGGAAGCTACATTTCCTGAG ATAAACTCTCCAAGTTTAGATGATCTACTGGAGGCCTTTTGCTCTGAATAA